Proteins co-encoded in one Prevotella sp. E13-27 genomic window:
- a CDS encoding DUF4252 domain-containing protein yields the protein MKTKVIMTLVAVFMQLTAFAQHSPDFAEKFMSIYNNDSTLACVTISPKMMMQLVKKNDEKDCDEKRPENILQAISKLKSARIVTGKADYYEKAEQLLIKNNKRFLPGQDYQTEEQRGAFYTRKDKKGQTVELIMLYAEPEKKLFTIINLTGDIDEEFLCFLYNNKTFKN from the coding sequence ATGAAGACAAAGGTGATAATGACGCTCGTGGCAGTGTTCATGCAGCTGACAGCATTCGCACAACACTCGCCAGACTTTGCAGAAAAGTTCATGAGCATATATAACAACGACTCGACACTGGCATGCGTCACCATAAGTCCGAAGATGATGATGCAGCTCGTCAAGAAAAACGACGAGAAAGACTGTGACGAGAAGCGCCCGGAAAACATTCTCCAGGCCATATCAAAGCTGAAAAGCGCACGTATAGTCACCGGCAAAGCCGACTACTACGAAAAGGCCGAACAGCTGCTGATAAAAAACAACAAACGCTTTCTGCCAGGGCAGGACTACCAGACGGAAGAGCAACGGGGTGCCTTCTACACAAGAAAAGACAAGAAGGGACAGACGGTGGAGCTGATAATGCTCTATGCCGAACCAGAGAAAAAACTGTTCACGATAATCAATCTGACAGGCGATATTGACGAGGAATTTCTATGCTTTCTCTATAATAATAAAACATTCAAAAATTAA